The Nitrospirota bacterium nucleotide sequence CTTCTTAATAACCTTAACTGTAGGATATATCCCCCGCACCAGATCCGGGCCTGCGGTTCCAACGTCTTCTTCAGCCGCATCATACAAAGACTCTAATGCAAGCTGAATCCCTTTATCCTCAGTCATCCCCGGTGAAAAAAACTTTTTTAATGTACTTCTTGCATCTTTTCCACCCGACCCGGTGGCATAGTAATCCGTCTCTTCATACCTGCCGCCTGTAACATCATATTTGTAAATCCGGCCTTCCTGCTTATTAAGGTCATATCCTGCAAAGATTGGAATGACTATCAATCCCTGCATGGCAAGGGGCAGATTCGCTTTTATCATCTGGGATAACTTGTTTGCCTTGCCTTCTGTTGTAAGAGTGACCCCTTCAAGTTTCTCGTAGTGTTCAAGCTCCACCTGTAATAACTTTGCCATCTCAATACATGCACCTGCTGCACCGGATATGGCAATGGCAGAGTAATCATCACACCTGTAAACCTTTTCCACCCTGCGTGCAGAAATCTGGTACCCTTCCGTAGCCCTTCTGTCCCCTGCAATAATGACCCCGTCTTTATACTTTAGGGCAAGGACAGTAGTACCATGAGGAACATTCTTTAACATCTCTCTGTTCACAGAACTGACTTCACTGTTGTTTAATTCTTTCTGCGGTAACAAGCCTGGATGCTCAGATACAAGATAATCATAGAAACTTGAGTTCCACATATTATTCCCCGCCTTTTTGAACGTAGTTTTTAACAAACTCTTCAGCATTCTCCTCCAATACATCATCTATCTTGTCAAGAAGTTCATCTACATCCTTCTTGATCTGTTTCCCCTTTTCTATTACCTCCGGATTGGCCTCAACAGGTTTTTCTGTTTTTTCCTTAGATCTTTTCTTTTCCTTTTCCTGATAGCCCATGGACGTCCCTCCCTTATGCGGAAAGATTTTTTAAGAGTTCTTCCGCTGTTTCAGACCTGGTGAATATATCACCCACAAGTGCCTCTGTCCCTCTCAGGGGGTTTAACAAAGGTACCCGTTTAATCGTAAAGTTACCGATGTCAAACAATACAGAGCTCCAACTCGTCGCATAAACCTCTTTTGGAAACTTCTTAATACATGTACCCCTGAAAAATGCCCTTGTATCCTTTGGCGGGATGTCTCTCGCAAGCATAACCGCCCCTTCCGACACAAATGGGTCAACATAACCATCCTTTTTCAGGGTATAATAAAGCCCCTTACCGGGATTAAGGTCGTGATACTGCAAGTCCATCATCGCAAGCCTTGGATTATCCCATTTGTAATCCCTTTTTTCACGGTAAGTATTAATCATCTGATATTTTATCAACCAGTCAATCTTTGTGTTCAATTCTGCCGGGTTTTTTTCAAGTATATTTAATGTCTCTTCCCAGTTACGCATTACCTCATATATAAATGGCTCGCTCTCCCTGCTTGAGAAATATTTATATGCATGTTCCAAATAAATCCGCTGTATCTCAATCGGAGTCAACCTCTTTCCATTTTTCATGGCGATAGTCTTTTTAAGTGACAAGTCTCGTGATACAGACTTTATTGCCTCAAGCGGATTTTCAAGTTCCACCCCGGGAACATCAATATTATTATCTACGAGTTGAAGCACCAACGCCGCTGTCCCGACCTTTAAGTATGTTGAGTACTCTGCCATGTTAGCATCACCGACAATAACATGAAGACGCCTGAATACACTCGGGTCAGAGTGGGGTTCATCACGGGAATTTATAATGGGCCGTTTGGCCATTGTATTAAGGTCAATCAGTGTCTCGAAAAAATCTGCCCTCTGTGATATCTGGAAATCCGCAGGGTCTGTTTTATTGTCTGTCCCGACCTTACCCGAACCTGCATAAATCTGTCTTGTAACAAGAAACGGCGTCAGGTTCCGGACAATCTTTTCAAACGGCGTACTTCTCAGCATCAAGTAATTTTCATGATACCCGTAACTATTTCCCTTGCCGTCTGTGTTGTTTTTATATACAAAGAGTTTGTCTTCCTCCTTCCTCACCCTGTTGGCATTTTCAATACAAACCTGCATCAGATATTCTCCTGCCTTTTCATAAGTCACAACATCTTTCGGGTTCACACACTCAGGCGTGGAATATTCCGGATGCGCACCGTCAATATACAATCGTCCGCCGTTCTCAAGCGGTTTATTCAGGTTCAGGTTCGCATCCTGTGCAGGTCTTTCCCTTTCTCCATTTACAGTAAACCCCCTTGCATCTACAAGCGGATCTTCATTTTCATAATCCCATAAAATCTTCAGGGAAGAAAATGGCCGCAGGTG carries:
- a CDS encoding proteasome accessory factor PafA2, yielding MSTKQVIGTETEFGITSRNTDGFDPVSASIFLINHLRPFSSLKILWDYENEDPLVDARGFTVNGERERPAQDANLNLNKPLENGGRLYIDGAHPEYSTPECVNPKDVVTYEKAGEYLMQVCIENANRVRKEEDKLFVYKNNTDGKGNSYGYHENYLMLRSTPFEKIVRNLTPFLVTRQIYAGSGKVGTDNKTDPADFQISQRADFFETLIDLNTMAKRPIINSRDEPHSDPSVFRRLHVIVGDANMAEYSTYLKVGTAALVLQLVDNNIDVPGVELENPLEAIKSVSRDLSLKKTIAMKNGKRLTPIEIQRIYLEHAYKYFSSRESEPFIYEVMRNWEETLNILEKNPAELNTKIDWLIKYQMINTYREKRDYKWDNPRLAMMDLQYHDLNPGKGLYYTLKKDGYVDPFVSEGAVMLARDIPPKDTRAFFRGTCIKKFPKEVYATSWSSVLFDIGNFTIKRVPLLNPLRGTEALVGDIFTRSETAEELLKNLSA
- a CDS encoding ubiquitin-like protein Pup produces the protein MGYQEKEKKRSKEKTEKPVEANPEVIEKGKQIKKDVDELLDKIDDVLEENAEEFVKNYVQKGGE
- the prcB gene encoding proteasome subunit beta, translating into MWNSSFYDYLVSEHPGLLPQKELNNSEVSSVNREMLKNVPHGTTVLALKYKDGVIIAGDRRATEGYQISARRVEKVYRCDDYSAIAISGAAGACIEMAKLLQVELEHYEKLEGVTLTTEGKANKLSQMIKANLPLAMQGLIVIPIFAGYDLNKQEGRIYKYDVTGGRYEETDYYATGSGGKDARSTLKKFFSPGMTEDKGIQLALESLYDAAEEDVGTAGPDLVRGIYPTVKVIKKTGIEDVDSVTIETVYKRLIGDKQKSAKKER